The genomic region GCCTCGAAGTATTCAATCTTCTACAGGTGAACAACACTATTTCCTACATCTGGGTAACCGACGTTTCAGGCGTACAATATGCCGTACCCAACTACCTCACACCACGCCAGTTAAATATCAAACTGGTTGCACAGTTCTAATAAAAATTTCATCCGCAATCTCCTGCAGGCCTCTGATTGTTTAACTTTTGTTAAAAATAGTAAAAAAGCCGCGCCGGTTAAACAATCGCCATCCAAGCATGTTTAATAAGCAATAATCGAACTCTAAACAAAAAAACATGCTTAACTTAAAAGTAAAAGAATTGCAGTTTCCCGAACTGCCTTATCAATATAGTGCACTTGAGCCTTATATTGATGCAATGACAATGGAAATTCATCACTCAAAACATCACAAGGCATATTACGACAAGTTTATGGCAGCAGTAAAAGGGTCAGATAACGAAAACCTTGCTTTCGGTGATCTGATTGCTGGAATTTCCAAATCTCCCATGGGTGTTCGCAACAATGGCGGTGGATTTCTGAATCATGATCTCTTTTGGAAAATAATGACGAAAAATGGCGGTGGACAACCAGAGGGTGACCTCAACAAGGCTATCATCGAAGCATTTGGCTCATTTGATAAATTTAAGGAATTATTCAGCGATGCAGCGGCCAACCGCTTTGGTAGCGGATGGGCATGGCTCGTTGTTGATCAGTCAAAAAACCTGAAAGTGACATCAACTCCTAACCAGGATAGCCCTTTGATGGACATAGCTGAAGTGAAAGGTGTTCCGATCCTTGCACTAGATATTTGGGAACATGCCTACTATCTAAAATATCAGAACCGCAGACCGGAATACATCGCTGCATTCTGGAATGTAGTGAACTGGGAAGAGGTTGGTAAGAACTTCAAACTGGCGCAATAGCAATAAAGAGTAAGTAATTTTTTCATAGCTCACTAATTTGGTTAATAGCAAAAAAGCCGCTCCCCCTTGGGACGGCTTTTTGTTTTGTGCACTATAGAAAGGATTAACTCAAGCTAAAAATAGCAGCTTTGATAATTTCTACGGCTTCCATCAATTGCTCCTCAGTAATCACCAGAGGAGGCGCAAAGCGGATGATATGTTGATGAGTTGGTTTGGCAAGTAAGCCAAGTTCAGCCATTTTTACGCAAACATCCCAGGCCTCCTTACCGTTTTTAGGACGGACGATGATAGCATTCAGCAATCCTTTACCGCGCACCAGTTCGATCATATCCGAATCAATTTTCCTCATCTCTTCACGGAATATTTTTCCGAGCTTCTCAGCGCGTTCGGCCAGTTTTTCATCTTTCACCACCTGTAAAGCTGCCATTGCAACTTTGGCTGCAATCGGGTTGCCACCAAAAGTTGATCCATGTTGCCCGGGTTTTATAACGAGCATTATGGAGTCATCGGCCAGCACAGCAGATACAGGGAATACACCACCTGAAAGGGCTTTTCCCAAAATTAAAATATCCGGGCGGACACCTTCATGGTCACAGGCCAGTAGTTTTCCGGTGCGGGCAATGCCGGTCTGCACTTCATCAGCAATGAACAACACATTTTTTGCTTTACACAGATCATAAGATTTTCGCAGGTAACCATCATCCGGGACATAAACACCAGCCTCACCCTGGATAGGCTCGACCAGGAAACCGGCCACATTCGGATCTTCCAGGGCTTTTGCCAAAGCATCCAAATTATTGTAAGGCACCACTTCAAAGCCGGGAGTGTAAGGGCCAAAGCCTCCGCGAGCATCCGGGTCAGTACTCATTGATATGATAGTGGTAGTTCTGCCATGAAAATTTCCTTCACAAACAATGATTTTAGCCTGGTTTGCGGGAATACCTTTGACATCGTATGCCCATTTGCGGCAAAGTTTTATTGCCGTTTCATCTGCTTCGGCGCCAGAGTTCATTGGCAATACTTTATCATAACCGAAATATTCGGTCACATATTTTTCGTAAGGGCCAAGGCAATCGTTGTAAAAAGCCCTTGAAGTTAAAGTGAGCGTTCTGGCCTGATCTACCATGGCTTCAATGATTCGCGGGTGACAATGCCCCTGGTTTACGGCTGAATAGGCCGACAAAAAATCAAAAAAACGTTTTCCTTC from Bacteroidales bacterium harbors:
- the rocD gene encoding ornithine--oxo-acid transaminase; translation: MSEKITSQMAIELEDKYGAHNYHPLPVVLSRGEGVYLWNAEGKRFFDFLSAYSAVNQGHCHPRIIEAMVDQARTLTLTSRAFYNDCLGPYEKYVTEYFGYDKVLPMNSGAEADETAIKLCRKWAYDVKGIPANQAKIIVCEGNFHGRTTTIISMSTDPDARGGFGPYTPGFEVVPYNNLDALAKALEDPNVAGFLVEPIQGEAGVYVPDDGYLRKSYDLCKAKNVLFIADEVQTGIARTGKLLACDHEGVRPDILILGKALSGGVFPVSAVLADDSIMLVIKPGQHGSTFGGNPIAAKVAMAALQVVKDEKLAERAEKLGKIFREEMRKIDSDMIELVRGKGLLNAIIVRPKNGKEAWDVCVKMAELGLLAKPTHQHIIRFAPPLVITEEQLMEAVEIIKAAIFSLS
- a CDS encoding superoxide dismutase, translating into MLNLKVKELQFPELPYQYSALEPYIDAMTMEIHHSKHHKAYYDKFMAAVKGSDNENLAFGDLIAGISKSPMGVRNNGGGFLNHDLFWKIMTKNGGGQPEGDLNKAIIEAFGSFDKFKELFSDAAANRFGSGWAWLVVDQSKNLKVTSTPNQDSPLMDIAEVKGVPILALDIWEHAYYLKYQNRRPEYIAAFWNVVNWEEVGKNFKLAQ